In Phocoena sinus isolate mPhoSin1 chromosome X, mPhoSin1.pri, whole genome shotgun sequence, a genomic segment contains:
- the PRPS2 gene encoding ribose-phosphate pyrophosphokinase 2 isoform X2 → MELLIMINACKIASSSRVTAVIPCFPYARQDKKDKSRAPISAKLVANMLSVAGADHIITMDLHASQIQGFFDIPVDNLYAEPAVLQWIRENITEWRNCIIVSPDAGGAKRVTSIADRLNVEFALIHKERKKANEVDRMVLVGDVKDRVAILVDDMADTCGTICHAADKLLSAGATKVYAILTHGIFSGPAISRINNAAFEAVVVTNTIPQEDKMKHCSKIQVIDISMILAEAIRRTHNGESVSYLFSHVPL, encoded by the exons ATGGAGCTCCTCATCATGATCAACGCCTGCAAGATCGCATCATCCTCCAGGGTGACCGCCGTGATCCCGTGCTTCCCCTACGCCCGCCAAGACAAAAAGGACAAG AGTCGTGCTCCGATTTCGGCGAAACTCGTGGCCAATATGCTCTCGGTGGCTGGGGCGGATCACATCATCACCATGGACCTGCATGCCTCTCAGATCCAG GGTTTCTTTGATATCCCCGTGGATAACTTGTACGCGGAGCCCGCGGTCCTGCAGTGGATTCGGGAGAACATCACCGAGTGGAGAAACTGCATCATTGTTTCACCTGACGCCGGGGGCGCCAAAAG GGTCACGTCAATCGCAGACAGGTTGAATGTGGAATTTGCCTTGATTcacaaggagaggaagaaggcaaATGAAGTGGACCGGATGGTGCTGGTGGGCGACGTGAAGGACCGCGTGGCCATCCTTGTGGATGACATGGCCGACACATGTGGCACCATCTGCCATGCTGCGGACAA gcTACTCTCGGCCGGAGCCACCAAAGTTTATGCTATCCTTACCCATGGGATCTTCTCTGGGCCAGCTATTTCCAGAATAAATAATGCCGCCTTTGAGGCTGTTGTTGTGACAAACACTATTCCCCAAGAGGACAAAATGAAACACTGCTCCAAGATTCAG GTTATTGACATTTCGATGATCTTGGCCGAGGCAATTCGAAGGACCCACAACGGTGAATCTGTGTCTTACCTGTTCAGCCACGTCCCACTGTAA
- the PRPS2 gene encoding ribose-phosphate pyrophosphokinase 2 isoform X1 yields the protein MPNIVLFSGSSHQDLSQRVADRLGLELGKVVTKKFSNQETSVEIGESVRGEDVYIIQSGCGEINDNLMELLIMINACKIASSSRVTAVIPCFPYARQDKKDKSRAPISAKLVANMLSVAGADHIITMDLHASQIQGFFDIPVDNLYAEPAVLQWIRENITEWRNCIIVSPDAGGAKRVTSIADRLNVEFALIHKERKKANEVDRMVLVGDVKDRVAILVDDMADTCGTICHAADKLLSAGATKVYAILTHGIFSGPAISRINNAAFEAVVVTNTIPQEDKMKHCSKIQVIDISMILAEAIRRTHNGESVSYLFSHVPL from the exons ATGCCCAACATCGTGCTCTTCAGCGGCAGCTCGCACCAGGACCTGTCTCAACGCGTGGCCGACCGGCTGGGCCTGGAGCTGGGCAAGGTGGTCACCAAGAAGTTCAGCAACCAGGAGACCAG CGTCGAGATTGGCGAAAGTGTGAGGGGAGAAGATGTGTACATCATCCAGAGTGGCTGCGGAGAAATCAACGACAACCTGATGGAGCTCCTCATCATGATCAACGCCTGCAAGATCGCATCATCCTCCAGGGTGACCGCCGTGATCCCGTGCTTCCCCTACGCCCGCCAAGACAAAAAGGACAAG AGTCGTGCTCCGATTTCGGCGAAACTCGTGGCCAATATGCTCTCGGTGGCTGGGGCGGATCACATCATCACCATGGACCTGCATGCCTCTCAGATCCAG GGTTTCTTTGATATCCCCGTGGATAACTTGTACGCGGAGCCCGCGGTCCTGCAGTGGATTCGGGAGAACATCACCGAGTGGAGAAACTGCATCATTGTTTCACCTGACGCCGGGGGCGCCAAAAG GGTCACGTCAATCGCAGACAGGTTGAATGTGGAATTTGCCTTGATTcacaaggagaggaagaaggcaaATGAAGTGGACCGGATGGTGCTGGTGGGCGACGTGAAGGACCGCGTGGCCATCCTTGTGGATGACATGGCCGACACATGTGGCACCATCTGCCATGCTGCGGACAA gcTACTCTCGGCCGGAGCCACCAAAGTTTATGCTATCCTTACCCATGGGATCTTCTCTGGGCCAGCTATTTCCAGAATAAATAATGCCGCCTTTGAGGCTGTTGTTGTGACAAACACTATTCCCCAAGAGGACAAAATGAAACACTGCTCCAAGATTCAG GTTATTGACATTTCGATGATCTTGGCCGAGGCAATTCGAAGGACCCACAACGGTGAATCTGTGTCTTACCTGTTCAGCCACGTCCCACTGTAA